The Manihot esculenta cultivar AM560-2 chromosome 8, M.esculenta_v8, whole genome shotgun sequence genomic interval CTGGACTTCTACTTGctcaatataaattttttttaaaaaaaaaaaacttttgaaTTTATAGATTACATTTCCCAGAGACAGATATGCACTAAAAGGTATATGTTTGTCCTTTGAACCTTAATTTTGATGTTGcaataagtttttttattattattattattacatgaAAAATTTTCAGACAACCATTACTTACAAATGCCAAGACCGATAAAAGGAGCGTAAATGATGCAAAAGCTggctaaaaaaaaattctttttgtGCTATCAACAAAATTCTAAGGTAAGATTAGGggaaaaggggaaaaaggaaaaagaaaattaagaatCCAGGTGAAGGAAGAGTTTTGAAAATGGTGGAAGAAAAAAAGTTCCATTTTTCAAGAAACATAGCATCTTCTTTGCTTCAGCTTTTTGCcaaataattttatagttatacaataaataaactaaaagctTCACCATTAAGATAGGAAGTCTCCAAAAAGTGAAATTCATAGTGCCAGTGTGCTTTATAAAGAAAAAAGTGTTCTTCAATTGgcatttactattattattatgttttcTTCCATCCAATATCATTCAAGCCCTAACAGCAAATAAACACAAAAAAGTGTCGGAGAAAATTGAATCAAGTTAAATATCCAAATTCAATTCTCAGCCCAAAAagaaattgaataataaatagACATAGGAAAGAGAGATTGGGAGAAAGATACTTGAGTTATGCACTGATAAAACCCCTAAAGGATTTGACTTCAAGGACCTCTTCCATCTTCCTTTGATAATGTTGTTCCCCATCTTCCTCTTCTAACACTGTATGCATCTCTCTTGATCTCTAGATACAATACCGTGCACAAGTGAAGCTGAACTGCATTTGGTGTtttatttaaagattaaaattaaaactaaataattgaGCCTGCCAAACTGTTCTAATAGGCTCAGTTAAGGTGCATCTTTCATCATCCTGGATCCTCATATATGTGTGAGTGTGTCTGTGTATTAAAATGCATAATATATCAATCATCAAATTCcagtcaaaagaaaaaggaagagcaATAAAGTAATGCACAAGAGCCAGAAGTTCAAACACAATAACCCAACTCAACTTGAAAACGAAGGCCAAATAAAATTCCTAATTTGAttgctcaaaatcacatcaaCTGATATGTAAAGTCCATTTGCCACAGAATTAACAACATAACCAAAGCACCATTAATATCATaacaagtaaaattaaaaagaaaaaaacaacaaGAATCCGACTCAATTTACCATCAGAAAGCAAGCAAAATCAGTCACATACCAGCAGACCCATGAGGGACTCCATAGGATTCAAATGTAGGTCCAGCATCATAGATAGAACCCTTATACTCTGTCCCTTTAGTAGCATTAAACCGAACTTTAATAGTCCCAGCCCACCTCCTCCCTTGCAGATACATGTTCTCGTACCCAGCTCCCTTATACCACCCTTCTCGTTCCTCGTTCACTTCATATTCCTTCCATCCCTCCTTAAACGACGCCCCGTTTCCGGGCTCCGGCAAAACTCCCAGAAAAGCGGCGAAAGCAAGGTCGTGATTTCCAGAGAGAAACACATGCTTCTGATTTGGATAGGCTGAGGGTAAATTTAACAAGAAATCTATTACTTTCTTGGTATCTGGACCACGGTCACAGTAATCACCCAAAAAAATGACCAGAGCAGAGCTAAACTCTTCTGGGTTGATTACGGATTGGAGATTGGACCAGAGGTTTTGTAGCTTTGCGAGGTAGCCATGGATATCACCTATGCAAATAACCACTCTGGGTTTGGCGGCGGTGGTGGAGTTTGGGTCTGCCATTTATATGCAAAAATAGCTTCTAATTTCGGTTGATGAAGACGATGAGCCCCAATAGAGATGGTTGATTTTTTCTGGGACAGTTCAGTATTGAGAGAAATAAATCGGAAAAATCTGCTTTTCTGCAAGTGCTTAccaaaataaaaactaatttatcatcatttatatttttatgaatttaatttatgGTCCTAACTTTGTTTCaaagcaaaaaaaaattaacatgcaAATTACATTGCATTTAAAAGCCAAGAGGCCCAAAATATGTAATTTAAGAAAACCAACTCAAAATACAGCCTACAACAAATTCAAATCCAACCCATAACCACCATCGGTCTAACCCAAATTCAAAAGCCAACACAAATTAATCAATCCACCCGAATTCAAAAGCCAACACAAATTAATCAAACCACACAAATCCTATCCACTGCATGCTAAAATTTATCTGCCGCAATCGCGCAATCACGGCACTGCCTCCATCAATATTGAGCAACATAACATAAGGGTTCATGGGAAGTAAAGCTCCTCCACTCAAACCATGCTCGAGGGCGAGCATTACTGCAATTAAGCATTTTGATTCCAGCATAATTTCTCCAAAATAATGCAATTAAGCATTTTGATTCCAGCATAATTTCTCCAAAATAATGTTCCTCCACTCAAGCTTCGGACGCCAAAGGGAACATTCCAGTTCCGTCAAAACGCAGGCTTAATCTTGCCTTGTCCCACCCTCTGAGAGATCCAAGAAAACCAATCCTCAATCATACATTTACCCTCACCCTGCAATACTTGCTCTGGACACCACCTTCACTTTAAAATTGACCGTTTTGGTTGACATTTTTAAGGCATTTCTTCTTTGATAGTTATTTCATGGGAAGTAAAtccatttgaataaaaaaaataccttaTTTATGGCATATTTGCCTTACGTAGGCAGTCAAATATTGCTAAAATATTACTTCCAAAAGCAAATAACTAATCAATTGCAAAGTTTATACATCTTGTTTTCATCTTTATTACAAAAGATGTTGTAAACACAATAAGCAAATATCACAAGGGTAAGAGAATAAGACATGCTGCGAATGCACCATTCACTGCAGAGAGCATTAGTATCCAACGATTACTAGAATGATTACAGAAGTAAAAGTGATTCCATAAAAGATGGTAAGTTTCGGAAAATATCAAGTCAAGGCAACGTTATTATACAATCTACAACAAAATTAAAGTTACTTTGTCAAGTTGTCGGTATCTCGGACAAGCTCCATTGAGGGAAGCACAATAGCAGCCACTGGATTATTCTCTAGTCCGCCACCTTCATCAATAATCAATCTAAGACCTTCAACATGAAGTTTCCCATGATGACCACTAACCACAATGGTTGGCTTCTCAGTTAATTCCTGTAATGCATCAGACACCGAAATCTACACTTCAGTTAAATTTCACATCAGAAGGATAGCTAAAATAAAGACGTAGAAGTCACTGGATTTGTCGCAAAGTTGAAGGATGTTTAACAGAAGGCAAATGAACCATCACCTTTGGGATGTTCCACACACTTTTCCTCCCGCTAAGAGCTTCTACCTTGGGCAATCTGGTGTCTTTGGCTCTCAAAAATTTCAGCTGTTCTTCCACGTTTGTCCCTTCCTCTAAACCCGCATGCACAGCAATCAATTTGCAGTGCTTCATTCCTTCTTCACTCTCTATACATACATTTTCCTGGAAATAATTGCATATTACCCACACGGTAATCTTCAGCATTTGCTCTTAGAAACCAGATGAAATCACAGACAATTTAGAGAATATACAATCAACCAATAGATTCATCTTTTTCGCAATCCATATCACAAAAGTAGTCAGATGCTTATCATTGATCAAAGTTCTAAAAGATGAGAAAACCAAGGGAAACAAGCCTTGCCACTTCATGGATCCAGACCAGATCAGCCAGAAACTTCATGTGTTCATCAGGAACCACCTTCATTAAATCTGCATGCAATATTTATTCACTCAATACATCATTTATTACAACATTAATTACAAACAATTCcatctcaattttgaaaaagcATGTGAAAATCAGTCCGATTTTACATAAGAACCCAATTAGTATCTGCTAATTTAATTGAACAAAACAAAAGGATTCAAACGCAGACACATTCTACAGTTAGTTTGATACAAAGTAAAAGTtactttcatgcaaaaaaaataatttaacgtTATACGCAACTCAACTTGAAAATGAAGGCAAAACAAAATCACATCAACTGATCTGTAAAGTCCATGTGCCATTAAATAACAGAAGTAACACCACAATCAAAGCACCAGTACCAtcataacaaataaaattaaaaagagaaatagttGAAAGACTCAATTTACCATCAGAAAGCAAGCAAAAGCAGTCACATACCAGCAGACCCGTGAGGGACTCCATAGGACTCAAATGTAGGTTCAGCATCATACACAGACCCCATAAACTCTATCCCTTTAGAATCAAACCGATCTTTAGTAGTCCCAGCCCACATCCTCCCTTGCAGATGCATATTCTCGTACCCAACTCCCTTATACCACCCTTCTCGTTCCTCGTTCACTTCGTATTCCTTCCATCCCTCCTTAAACGACGCCCCGTTTCCGGGCTCCGGCAAAACTCCCAGAAAAGCGGCAAAAGCAAGGTCGTGATTTCCAGAGAGAAAAACATGCTTCTGATTTGGATAGGATGAAGGTAAATTTATCAAGAAATCTATGACTTTCTTGGTATCTGGGCCACGATCACAGTAATCCCCCAAAAAAATGACCAGAGCAGAGCTAAAATCTTCTGGGTTGATTACGGATTGGAGATTGGACCAGAGGTTTTGTAGCTTTGCGAGGTAGCCATGGATATCACCTATGCAAATGACCACTCTGGGCTTGGCGGTGGTGGTGATGGAGGTTGGGTCTGACATTTATGTGTAAATAGCTTCTAGTTTCTGTTGAGGAAGACGATGAGCCCTAATAGAGATGGttgattttccttttttaagctttaaaggtgGGGCTCTAGTTCAGCATTCAGAGAAAATTGAGGGGAAAAAGCTGCTTAAATAAGCTAATCTAGCAGcgtttataaatttaatgtagTCAACATTCTGTTAATTCGACAgcttaatttaaaatacaagTAAGAAATTTCCTCCATGTACCAAGATATTTTAACActcctccctctctctctctcactcccCTTGGAGAGAGTTCTTTCCTCtggttctttctttcttcttggaGCTAAGTCTCCTCCCTTTGCCGGCGCCGTTCGGCTTCCCTCCATTCCTTCTGGGCATATGAGGGCGTCCTCCTCTACCCGGTTTGTGGGTTAACCCCTCCCTCACCGGGTAGAActgtaaatatttttagtttttatttcttcttaatttttctAAGATCAGTACTTTCATAGGTGGGCTTGTCTTCCATGCATGTTTCTGAGTATTGTTTTACCTGATAGAATATTTTTGTGTGAGGTCTTGGTAGATCTAAGTGTTTAGTTCGTGCTTGTTTATAGTTCTTGCTTGACTTTTGTTTTGCAGATCCGAAGTCTATCTTGAGGAGAAATCTTTGAGAGATCTGCTGGTTTCCTCAGTCTCCTCTGCAAGCGACGCCAGATCTATCACTAGAGGCCGCTGCTGGATCGTTTGTCTTGTTGTTATTTAGTATGTTCTTAGATCTATCTCTGCCATGTGAGGGTTGTGTTTTAGTGTTGATGTGGAGCATCTCGAGGTCTTTAGTTATATTTTCATCCTTCTGGAAAGCGGACCTATTAGGTGCATGGGGACGCCGTTTGGACTTGTTCTACGTCTCTTCTCTTGGCCTGACGACGACCTTGGCTGTATGGTTTTATTGAGATATTGAAGTCTGAATTCTGGTTTCTAAGAGCTCAATGGGTTTTGGTCCTTTTCTTCAGACATTTTGTCTATCTATTGGTGACCAGTTGCACTTTCTCAGTGTGAGGTCTCTTCGGCGACATCCCTGAGTCTTTTGTTCTTCTCCAGCAAGCTTGCATTCTTTGTTTGGGCCTTGGGCCTTTAAGTGTAGCTTGTTAGCCCgtcagattttttttcttttaagatcTCTATTGTTATGAGCATCCTTTATAGACGAGAGAGACATCCCTTTCTTTCTTGCTGGGTCTCTCACGCGCTCTCCCTCTCCATACAGGATCACATGTATTTTGGTGGGTTTGATTGGCAGATCCAGAAGTTTACAGCGAGGGTTTTCAGTGATATGGTCAGATTAATTTTTCTCCACAAGCGATGATCATTTGATATGCTGTACTCTCCCTATCAATGAAACTACAATTATTTGTGACCCCAAAACggctaatttcttttttatttttaaattgcatTTTGATTGAGAATTAAATTCCACCTCATATTTTGCAGTCCATTTCAACATTTTCAGTCAATTTGAAAAAGTCAtcaattttacataaaattaaacGCTAAATTTGCTAAAAAAACATAAACAAATAGTCAATTACACAGTAACTCTCCAACTTGCTCAATTACATAACATTTTCGGCAAGTATAAAAGATCCGTTAGACACTACACAAGAGAACTATTCCTTTTTCATAGAAAAGGTCTAAATATCACAACTCAAGTTAGGCCTCTCCAAATGGTAACACTAAAACCTGAACATAGTCCAGTTCAATAATGAAAATAGTACAAGGCAACTTGGCATCTCCTGCATGCAAAGGGAAAATGAAATCAATCAATCCCCACTTGCACAGCCCCTGCAACCGCAATGGACGCATTCTATGACCTTCTCCTCCCTCAGGTTCTTGGGCACTCGGCACACACATGTAGTTGCAAAGTTGTGATCCCGTGGTTGCATGCATCTTAAGCAACAAAGACGCTCATAACCCGGCTGCAATTGAGAAACAAACCAATGTCATTGTTCTATAATCACCACCTTTTTTATAATCAACAGAAAGAGAATGTATCTAGTTTTATAAATAAGTTCCTTTCCCCATGCTTAAACtataatttaacttaatttCTGCAATTAATCACACAATTCGAAATTATTTATCGCTTTTCGTTTAGTTACCGTAAAACTCTCATGCAACTGTGTTCTATAAGATATTTTCACTCTCCCCAAAAAAgcaaaacagaaaaagaaaaaaaaaagggttgcTAAGCCACAATCATGCAAAAAGCCACCAAAGCTTAAAATCTCCAAAAGTTTCAGCTTTAATGGAGAAAGTTGTAAGTCTAACCTTCTTCCACTTTGCAATAAGATTACGATCAGCATAACCTTGGTCCAAACAGAACTCATATAATTCCTTGGATATTTCCTTCCTACGATGGTAAAGGTCAAAAATGTAGCGGCTCTTTTGATGTGCTATCTTAAAAATTGGCCACAAAGCTTCGCATTTTCTTTTGCCATCATGCGTGTCATTCTCAGCTGTGCAAATAATAAAGATGCATCACTGTCAGATTTACAGATCTCAACAAATGAGATAAGAAAGAACATGCAATGTATTTTACTGTGCAAAACACTAACCTTCTCTCATCTTTGCTTGTAGTTCACGTAAAGTAGGCTCGA includes:
- the LOC110621039 gene encoding tyrosine-protein phosphatase RLPH2 isoform X2, with protein sequence MSDPTSITTTAKPRVVICIGDIHGYLAKLQNLWSNLQSVINPEDFSSALVIFLGDYCDRGPDTKKVIDFLINLPSSYPNQKHVFLSGNHDLAFAAFLGVLPEPGNGASFKEGWKEYEVNEEREGWYKGVGYENMHLQGRMWAGTTKDRFDSKGIEFMGSVYDAEPTFESYGVPHGSADLMKVVPDEHMKFLADLVWIHEVENVCIESEEGMKHCKLIAVHAGLEEGTNVEEQLKFLRAKDTRLPKVEALSGRKSVWNIPKISVSDALQELTEKPTIVVSGHHGKLHVEGLRLIIDEGGGLENNPVAAIVLPSMELVRDTDNLTK
- the LOC110621041 gene encoding protein BUD31 homolog 1; this encodes MPKVKTNRVKYPEGWELIEPTLRELQAKMREAENDTHDGKRKCEALWPIFKIAHQKSRYIFDLYHRRKEISKELYEFCLDQGYADRNLIAKWKKPGYERLCCLRCMQPRDHNFATTCVCRVPKNLREEKVIECVHCGCRGCASGD
- the LOC110621040 gene encoding tyrosine-protein phosphatase RLPH2-like isoform X1 — translated: MADPNSTTAAKPRVVICIGDIHGYLAKLQNLWSNLQSVINPEEFSSALVIFLGDYCDRGPDTKKVIDFLLNLPSAYPNQKHVFLSGNHDLAFAAFLGVLPEPGNGASFKEGWKEYEVNEEREGWYKGAGYENMYLQGRRWAGTIKVRFNATKGTEYKGSIYDAGPTFESYGVPHGSADLMKVVPDEHKRFLADLVWVHEEENVCIESEEGIKHCKLIAVHAGLEKAKNVEEQLKFLKAKDTRVPKVEALSGRKNVWDIPKELTEKPTIVVSGHHGKLHIEGLRLIIDEGGGLENNPVAAIVLPSMKLVRDTDDLTK
- the LOC110621039 gene encoding tyrosine-protein phosphatase RLPH2 isoform X3, yielding MSDPTSITTTAKPRVVICIGDIHGYLAKLQNLWSNLQSVINPEDFSSALVIFLGDYCDRGPDTKKVIDFLINLPSSYPNQKHVFLSGNHDLAFAAFLGVLPEPGNGASFKEGWKEYEVNEEREGWYKGVGYENMHLQGRMWAGTTKDRFDSKGIEFMGSVYDAEPTFESYGVPHGSADLMKVVPDEHMKFLADLVWIHEVENVCIESEEGMKHCKLIAVHAGLEEGTNVEEQLKFLRAKDTRLPKVEALSGRKSVWNIPKELTEKPTIVVSGHHGKLHVEGLRLIIDEGGGLENNPVAAIVLPSMELVRDTDNLTKVNV
- the LOC110621039 gene encoding tyrosine-protein phosphatase RLPH2 isoform X1 is translated as MSDPTSITTTAKPRVVICIGDIHGYLAKLQNLWSNLQSVINPEDFSSALVIFLGDYCDRGPDTKKVIDFLINLPSSYPNQKHVFLSGNHDLAFAAFLGVLPEPGNGASFKEGWKEYEVNEEREGWYKGVGYENMHLQGRMWAGTTKDRFDSKGIEFMGSVYDAEPTFESYGVPHGSADLMKVVPDEHMKFLADLVWIHEVENVCIESEEGMKHCKLIAVHAGLEEGTNVEEQLKFLRAKDTRLPKVEALSGRKSVWNIPKISVSDALQELTEKPTIVVSGHHGKLHVEGLRLIIDEGGGLENNPVAAIVLPSMELVRDTDNLTKVNV
- the LOC110621039 gene encoding tyrosine-protein phosphatase RLPH2 isoform X4 — protein: MSDPTSITTTAKPRVVICIGDIHGYLAKLQNLWSNLQSVINPEDFSSALVIFLGDYCDRGPDTKKVIDFLINLPSSYPNQKHVFLSGNHDLAFAAFLGVLPEPGNGASFKEGWKEYEVNEEREGWYKGVGYENMHLQGRMWAGTTKDRFDSKGIEFMGSVYDAEPTFESYGVPHGSADLMKVVPDEHMKFLADLVWIHEVENVCIESEEGMKHCKLIAVHAGLEEGTNVEEQLKFLRAKDTRLPKVEALSGRKSVWNIPKELTEKPTIVVSGHHGKLHVEGLRLIIDEGGGLENNPVAAIVLPSMELVRDTDNLTK
- the LOC110621040 gene encoding tyrosine-protein phosphatase RLPH2-like isoform X2, with protein sequence MADPNSTTAAKPRVVICIGDIHGYLAKLQNLWSNLQSVINPEEFSSALVIFLGDYCDRGPDTKKVIDFLLNLPSAYPNQKHVFLSGNHDLAFAAFLGVLPEPGNGASFKEGWKEYEVNEEREGWYKGAGYENMYLQGRRWAGTIKVRFNATKGTEYKGSIYDAGPTFESYGVPHGSADLMKVVPDEHKRFLADLVWVHEEENVCIESEEGIKHCKLIAVHAGLEKAKNVEEQLKFLKAKDTRVPKVEALSGRKNVWDIPKVMLHLPCVKHPSTLRQIWN